From Pseudomonas sp. G.S.17, the proteins below share one genomic window:
- the denD gene encoding D-erythronate dehydrogenase, with protein MRILITGGTGFIGKQLAERLLALRSLTFEGQAPQVIERIVLFDAFAGEGVPNDPRIELVTGDIADPDVVARVTDGVDLVWHLAAVVSSAAEADFDLGMQVNLHGLMTLLETLRQQGKTPRFVYASGFAVFGGKLPEVVNDDTVLTPKSSYGMQKAVGELLVADYARKGFVDGRVLRLPTVAVRPGKPNKAASTFFSSIIREPLVGQTAVCPVRPDTQVYLTSPRRVIEAMLHAMLLSPETLGDERIIPLPGVTTTVADMVAALQRVAGAEVVKLIRWEPDATIQRIVEGWPSKVDAPRARALGFNADADFDAIIRAHIEDTAAG; from the coding sequence ATGCGGATCCTCATCACCGGCGGCACGGGGTTTATCGGCAAACAACTGGCCGAGCGTTTGCTGGCCCTGCGCAGCCTGACGTTCGAAGGCCAGGCCCCACAGGTCATTGAGCGCATCGTACTGTTCGACGCCTTTGCCGGCGAAGGTGTGCCCAACGACCCGCGCATCGAACTGGTGACGGGAGACATTGCCGACCCCGATGTGGTGGCGCGGGTCACCGATGGTGTGGATCTGGTGTGGCATCTGGCAGCGGTGGTCAGTTCGGCTGCCGAGGCTGATTTCGATCTGGGCATGCAGGTCAATCTGCACGGTTTGATGACGCTGCTGGAAACCCTGCGCCAACAAGGCAAAACCCCGAGATTTGTCTACGCCAGCGGCTTTGCTGTATTCGGTGGCAAGCTGCCGGAGGTCGTCAACGACGACACGGTGCTGACGCCGAAATCGTCTTATGGCATGCAAAAAGCGGTGGGCGAATTGTTGGTCGCCGATTATGCCCGCAAGGGCTTTGTCGACGGCCGCGTATTGCGCCTGCCCACTGTCGCCGTGCGCCCCGGCAAGCCGAACAAGGCAGCCTCGACCTTCTTCAGTTCGATCATTCGCGAGCCACTGGTGGGGCAAACCGCCGTCTGCCCGGTGCGTCCGGACACTCAGGTTTATCTCACCTCGCCACGCCGGGTCATCGAAGCGATGTTGCACGCCATGCTGCTGTCGCCCGAGACCTTGGGCGATGAACGCATCATTCCCCTGCCCGGCGTGACCACCACTGTCGCCGACATGGTTGCGGCCTTGCAACGCGTGGCCGGTGCCGAGGTGGTCAAGCTGATTCGCTGGGAACCGGACGCCACCATTCAGCGCATCGTCGAGGGCTGGCCCAGCAAGGTCGATGCCCCCCGCGCCCGCGCCCTGGGCTTTAACGCCGACGCCGATTTCGACGCCATCATCCGCGCGCATATCGAGGACACCGCCGCTGGCTAG
- a CDS encoding MFS transporter, which produces MITPHPDVSDIEKQTIKRVTRRLIPFLVLLFVVAFLDRNNVGFAALRMNEDIGISQTIYGLGAGIFFLGYFMFEVPSNILLHRYGARVWIARIMVTWGIIAGAMGFLQTAGHFITLRVLLGIAEAGFFPGVIYLLSLWFPARYRARMIASFYLGVPIAQIVGAPLSVGLMQLGDTWGFVGWRLMYIVEAVPALILGVVCFFYLTDRPADAHWLTAEQRNWLIKTLEQEERNKPLVVGVQPTKGQMIRKALASRQVWMLALVYFGITSGSNAMNFFLPTVLASFRASFGLEIGLMQNGLITAVPYAVAAVAMIWWSRRSDRLQERHWHAGGAAMLAAASIALALLINQPWIIVIGFILLAMGVYSAINVFWAVPGQVLTGVGAAAGIGLINSIGNLSGFTGPYLTGYLFNMTGSYTPGFLIIAALVGAGGLGMVLMPRNPTPLIDTKGAPTDALGDKA; this is translated from the coding sequence ATGATCACACCACATCCCGATGTCTCGGACATCGAAAAACAAACCATCAAGCGCGTGACCCGGCGCCTGATTCCCTTCCTTGTCCTGCTGTTCGTGGTGGCCTTCCTGGACCGCAACAATGTCGGCTTTGCGGCATTGCGCATGAACGAGGACATCGGCATCAGCCAGACCATTTACGGGCTGGGCGCGGGGATTTTCTTCCTCGGCTATTTCATGTTCGAAGTGCCGAGCAATATTTTGCTGCACCGCTACGGCGCCCGGGTGTGGATCGCGCGGATCATGGTGACCTGGGGGATTATTGCCGGGGCCATGGGTTTCCTGCAGACCGCCGGGCACTTCATCACCTTGCGCGTACTGCTCGGCATCGCCGAAGCGGGCTTCTTCCCCGGCGTGATTTACCTGCTGTCGCTGTGGTTCCCGGCGCGTTACCGCGCGCGGATGATCGCCTCGTTTTACCTGGGCGTTCCCATTGCGCAGATCGTCGGCGCGCCGCTGTCGGTGGGCCTGATGCAACTGGGCGATACCTGGGGTTTCGTCGGCTGGCGCTTGATGTACATCGTCGAAGCGGTCCCGGCACTGATCCTCGGTGTGGTGTGCTTTTTCTACCTCACCGACCGCCCTGCCGATGCCCATTGGCTCACCGCCGAGCAGCGTAACTGGTTGATCAAGACCCTCGAACAGGAAGAGCGCAACAAACCGTTGGTGGTGGGCGTACAACCGACCAAGGGCCAGATGATTCGCAAGGCACTGGCCAGTCGTCAAGTGTGGATGCTGGCGCTGGTGTACTTCGGCATCACCTCGGGCTCCAACGCCATGAACTTCTTTCTGCCGACCGTGCTGGCGTCGTTCCGCGCCTCGTTCGGGCTGGAGATCGGCCTGATGCAGAACGGCCTGATCACCGCTGTTCCGTATGCCGTCGCTGCCGTAGCGATGATCTGGTGGAGCCGCCGCTCCGACCGTTTGCAGGAACGTCACTGGCATGCGGGCGGCGCTGCGATGCTCGCCGCTGCGTCCATTGCCCTGGCGCTGTTGATCAACCAGCCGTGGATCATCGTCATCGGCTTCATCCTGCTGGCCATGGGCGTGTACAGCGCAATCAACGTGTTCTGGGCCGTGCCCGGACAAGTGCTGACCGGCGTCGGCGCCGCAGCCGGGATTGGCCTGATCAACTCCATCGGTAACCTCAGCGGTTTCACCGGTCCCTATCTGACCGGGTACCTGTTCAACATGACCGGCAGCTACACGCCGGGCTTCTTGATCATTGCCGCGCTGGTCGGAGCGGGAGGCTTGGGCATGGTGTTGATGCCGCGCAATCCGACGCCACTGATTGACACGAAAGGCGCGCCGACTGACGCCTTGGGAGACAAGGCATGA
- a CDS encoding NAD(P)-dependent oxidoreductase, whose translation MSLETVAFIGTGIMGKPMVRNLLQAGYPVRIWNRSAAKAAELAAHGASVFETAAQAADGALVLVCMLSDGPTCDQILFGEDGAARALAEGALVIVMSSIPVETAVEHARLCAAQGLRYLDAPVSGGERGAREASLAIMVGGDAAAFEQGRAVLAAMGRPVHVGPAGTGQLSKLVNQLIVASTIATVAEGLLLAERGGADPAKVHEALLGGFVDSPIWRQHGQRMLDNDFTPGGAAKWQLKDTHTALAQARTLGLTLPVANLVDGLFQAMVEAGDGELDHAGLIRQLRRHNPLPE comes from the coding sequence ATGAGCCTTGAAACCGTGGCCTTCATCGGCACCGGCATCATGGGCAAACCCATGGTCCGTAACCTGCTGCAGGCCGGTTATCCGGTACGGATCTGGAACCGCTCGGCCGCCAAGGCTGCGGAACTCGCGGCCCACGGCGCAAGCGTTTTCGAGACCGCTGCGCAGGCAGCAGACGGCGCGCTGGTGCTGGTCTGCATGCTCAGCGACGGCCCGACCTGTGACCAGATTCTGTTTGGCGAAGACGGCGCCGCGCGGGCGCTGGCCGAAGGTGCGCTGGTGATCGTGATGAGTTCGATCCCTGTGGAAACCGCCGTCGAACACGCCCGCTTGTGTGCTGCGCAAGGGCTGCGCTACCTCGACGCACCGGTCTCCGGCGGCGAACGCGGCGCCCGTGAAGCCAGCCTGGCAATCATGGTCGGCGGCGACGCAGCGGCTTTCGAACAGGGCCGCGCGGTACTGGCGGCCATGGGTCGTCCGGTGCATGTCGGTCCGGCCGGGACTGGCCAGCTGTCCAAGCTGGTCAACCAGTTGATCGTCGCCAGCACCATCGCCACGGTCGCCGAAGGGCTGCTGCTGGCTGAACGCGGCGGGGCCGATCCGGCGAAAGTCCATGAAGCGCTGCTCGGCGGTTTCGTCGACTCGCCGATCTGGCGCCAGCATGGCCAACGCATGCTCGACAACGACTTCACCCCCGGCGGCGCTGCCAAATGGCAACTCAAGGACACGCACACCGCCCTCGCCCAGGCCCGCACGCTGGGCCTGACGCTGCCCGTGGCCAATCTGGTCGACGGACTGTTCCAGGCGATGGTCGAGGCCGGTGACGGCGAGCTTGATCACGCCGGACTGATCCGTCAGTTACGCCGCCACAACCCATTGCCTGAATAA
- a CDS encoding IlvD/Edd family dehydratase, with protein sequence MTDSTPRRLRSQQWFDDPAHADLTALYVERYMNQGLTRAELQSGRPIIGIAQTGSDLTPCNRHHIELAKRVKDGIRDAGGIPMEFPVHPIAEQSRRPTAALDRNLAYLGLVEVLHGYPLDGVVLTTGCDKTTPACLMAAATTDLPSIVLSGGPMLDGWHKGQRIGSGTVLWHARNLLSAGEIDYEGFMTLTTASSPSVGHCNTMGTALSMNALAEALGMSLPGCASIPAPYRERGQMAYATGLRIVDLVREDVRPSQIMTHAAFENAIAVASALGASTNCPPHLIAIARHSGIDLSLEDWQRVGEDVPLLVNCMPAGEYLGEGFHRAGGVPAVMHELDKVGRLHRDCQSVSGRTMGEIVADAVTGDRDVIRTWENPLKHRAGFIVLSGNFFDSAIMKMSVVGEAFRSTYLSDPLQPNCFEARAIVFEGPEDYQARINDPTLDIDERCILVIRGCGTVGYPGSAEVVNMAPPSALIKAGIDSLPCLGDGRQSGTSASPSILNMSPESAVGGGLSLLRTGDRLRVDLNARSVNLLVDDAELDVRRQEPLPALAPSQTPWQELYRQLVGQLSTGGCLEPATLYWRVIPENGTPRHSH encoded by the coding sequence ATGACCGATTCAACCCCACGCCGCCTGCGCAGTCAGCAGTGGTTTGACGATCCTGCTCACGCCGATCTCACCGCGTTGTATGTGGAACGCTACATGAACCAGGGCCTGACCCGCGCCGAATTGCAATCGGGGCGGCCGATCATTGGCATCGCCCAGACCGGCAGCGACCTGACACCCTGCAACCGCCATCACATTGAACTGGCCAAACGGGTCAAGGACGGCATTCGCGATGCCGGCGGCATCCCGATGGAATTCCCCGTGCACCCGATTGCCGAGCAGTCGCGCCGCCCCACCGCAGCACTGGACCGCAACCTCGCGTACCTGGGACTGGTGGAAGTGCTGCACGGCTATCCCCTCGATGGCGTAGTGCTCACCACCGGTTGTGACAAAACCACGCCCGCCTGCCTGATGGCCGCGGCGACCACCGATCTGCCGTCCATCGTGCTGTCCGGCGGGCCGATGCTCGACGGCTGGCACAAGGGTCAGCGCATTGGTTCAGGCACGGTGCTGTGGCATGCGCGCAATCTGCTCAGCGCGGGCGAAATCGACTACGAGGGTTTCATGACCCTGACCACCGCGTCGTCGCCCTCGGTTGGCCACTGCAACACCATGGGCACGGCCTTGTCGATGAATGCGTTGGCTGAAGCGCTCGGCATGTCGCTGCCCGGCTGTGCGAGCATTCCTGCCCCTTACCGTGAGCGCGGGCAGATGGCCTATGCCACGGGTTTGCGCATCGTCGATCTGGTTCGCGAAGACGTGCGGCCGTCGCAGATCATGACCCACGCGGCCTTTGAAAATGCCATCGCCGTCGCCTCCGCTTTGGGCGCATCCACCAACTGTCCGCCGCACCTGATCGCCATCGCCCGCCACAGCGGCATCGACCTGTCGCTGGAAGACTGGCAGCGGGTCGGTGAAGACGTGCCGCTACTGGTCAATTGCATGCCCGCTGGCGAATACCTCGGTGAAGGCTTCCACCGCGCGGGCGGCGTACCGGCGGTGATGCATGAACTGGACAAGGTCGGCCGTCTGCACCGGGATTGCCAATCGGTGAGTGGCCGAACCATGGGCGAGATCGTTGCAGACGCGGTAACCGGCGACCGCGACGTCATCCGTACCTGGGAAAACCCGCTCAAGCACCGCGCTGGTTTCATCGTCCTGAGCGGCAATTTTTTCGACAGCGCCATCATGAAGATGTCGGTGGTGGGCGAAGCGTTCCGCAGCACCTATCTGAGCGACCCGTTGCAACCCAACTGCTTCGAAGCGCGGGCCATTGTGTTCGAAGGGCCTGAAGACTATCAGGCTCGGATCAACGACCCAACTCTGGACATTGATGAGCGCTGCATCCTGGTGATTCGCGGCTGCGGCACCGTGGGTTATCCCGGCAGCGCCGAGGTGGTGAACATGGCGCCGCCGTCCGCGCTGATCAAGGCCGGTATCGACTCGCTGCCGTGCCTGGGTGACGGTCGCCAGAGCGGCACTTCCGCCAGCCCGTCGATTCTCAACATGTCTCCGGAATCCGCTGTGGGCGGCGGCCTTTCGCTGCTGCGCACCGGTGACCGGCTGCGCGTCGACCTCAACGCGCGCAGCGTCAATCTATTGGTGGACGACGCCGAACTGGACGTC